The Natranaerobius trueperi genome has a window encoding:
- a CDS encoding type II secretion system protein yields MNFFKIYNFVLGEKGFTLVELLAVVVILGILISISVPKVIQVVDNAQGEADLADLNALRSAVEIYSLQNRKLEQIGEGKWVDDFFEKYINTQLEDADRIVKNTLELEDFSEAYKTATSWQDVINNLTPKMEDEMSKNLYIGLT; encoded by the coding sequence ATGAATTTCTTTAAAATATACAATTTTGTTTTAGGTGAAAAAGGTTTTACTTTGGTAGAGCTATTAGCTGTTGTAGTGATTTTAGGTATATTAATATCAATTTCTGTTCCTAAAGTTATACAGGTGGTTGATAATGCACAAGGCGAGGCTGACTTAGCTGATCTCAATGCTCTAAGAAGCGCGGTTGAAATATATTCTTTACAGAACAGAAAACTTGAACAAATTGGAGAAGGCAAGTGGGTAGATGATTTTTTTGAAAAATATATAAATACTCAATTAGAAGATGCAGATAGGATTGTTAAAAATACACTTGAATTAGAAGATTTTTCTGAAGCATATAAAACTGCTACTAGCTGGCAAGATGTAATTAATAATTTAACACCGAAAATGGAAGATGAAATGTCGAAAAATTTATATATAGGACTTACGTAG
- a CDS encoding type II secretion system F family protein, with protein MTSIYIYKARDINGNKIENTIESKDENSAILTLRNKNLFITDIKKANKLNIYLNNIDLFNRITSRDLMIISRQLSTMIKAGITIVDSLDVLAQQNVNNKFKKSISSITERVRTGEGLGESFEHRQDVFPSLFVNMITAGEESGALDDILDKISIHYQKDYDTKEKVKNVMTYPIILLVVSLAVIYILITQILPEFSHILDDAGITLPLITEIIIRTGILIDEQVITFLILLMIFLGAVYLSLKTKLGIRFFELFLLVTPFIKDIYIKVSMARFSRTLATLVGSGIPLLESLKLVKKTLNNGVVESVIDSSILNLKKGQPMSEPMAQSDLFPPLVSKMIAVGEETGQLEEMLIELATFYEKESKFTLERLSSLIEPFMILFMTIIVGLIVLSVVLPMVEIWQIF; from the coding sequence ATTTATTACTGATATAAAAAAAGCTAACAAATTAAATATATATTTAAATAATATAGACTTATTTAACAGGATAACATCTAGAGACTTAATGATTATTTCTAGGCAACTATCAACTATGATAAAAGCAGGGATAACTATAGTTGATAGTTTAGATGTATTAGCACAACAAAATGTTAACAATAAATTTAAAAAAAGTATTAGTAGTATAACTGAAAGAGTAAGAACAGGGGAAGGGCTAGGAGAATCTTTTGAACATAGACAAGATGTATTCCCTTCTTTATTTGTAAATATGATAACTGCTGGTGAAGAATCAGGAGCTTTAGATGACATTTTAGATAAGATTTCTATTCACTATCAAAAAGATTATGATACAAAAGAGAAAGTAAAAAATGTTATGACATATCCTATTATATTACTAGTTGTTTCTTTAGCTGTGATTTATATTTTAATAACACAAATTTTACCTGAGTTTTCTCACATTTTAGATGATGCAGGGATAACTTTACCCCTTATAACTGAAATCATAATTCGAACTGGTATTTTAATAGATGAACAAGTTATAACATTCTTGATTTTGCTAATGATTTTTTTAGGAGCAGTGTACTTATCTTTAAAGACAAAATTAGGTATACGTTTTTTTGAGTTATTTTTACTTGTTACCCCATTTATTAAAGATATTTATATAAAAGTTTCAATGGCTAGATTTTCAAGAACCTTAGCAACATTAGTGGGAAGTGGTATTCCTCTTTTAGAATCGCTGAAATTAGTTAAAAAAACACTTAATAATGGAGTTGTTGAGAGTGTAATTGATAGCTCGATCTTGAATCTAAAAAAGGGACAACCTATGAGTGAGCCAATGGCTCAGAGTGATTTATTTCCACCTTTAGTTAGTAAAATGATTGCCGTCGGAGAAGAAACTGGACAACTTGAAGAAATGTTAATTGAATTGGCAACGTTTTACGAAAAAGAAAGTAAATTTACTTTAGAAAGGTTAAGTAGTTTAATTGAGCCATTTATGATTTTATTTATGACGATTATTGTAGGTTTAATAGTTTTATCAGTTGTATTACCTATGGTAGAAATATGGCAAATATTTTAA